The nucleotide window ATTAACTTCAGAACTATTGGATTTGGTTGGTTGGAACCCAAATATGAGCACTCAATTAAGGGCACATTTAAGAATTTTCTGTAAAAGTGATTCAACTTATTAATCATTattgtattatatatattttttttcactcgtAAGTAACATAACTTAAATTCGAATCTCGTGAATAAGGAGTTCGATACAAATTTATTCTCATTTCTAATGTAATTATCAATGTATAAAAAAATGGTACTTGCCATGCGATGTTTTATTCTCACTATAGCACTTCTAAATTTTGCTAAACTCTACAGAAGTTATTTTTTGCTAAACACAAATCTGTACAAATAAATGCTCGTTGGTATTTAATTTAGGTGGAATATCCAATAGTAGTTTCAAGTACCGAAGATCAGAGATTCATACGCTGGAAGTACACATCCTACAACTTCACTTTGGCCGCATTTTGGACGCCATATTTGATCAAATCCAAGCAAGTAACATACACGGAGGGTCCAACCAAGAACGGCCTTTTTGAGCTCTACCTCGACGAATTTGATGAGGCATGGACAACCCAGATTGATGAATTCGACTACATTATACTTTCTGCAGGGCATTGGTTCTTCCGTTCGATGGTGTACTACGAAAATCAAACGATTTCTGGGTGCAACTATTGCCTCATAGACAATGTGACTGACATAGGCAAACAGTATGCATATAGAAAGGCTTTTAGGACAGCTTTTAAGGCCATCAACAGCTTAGAAAATTTTAAGGGCATAACATATGTGAGGACTTTTGCTCCATCACATTTCGAAAATGGAATGTGGAACGAAGGAGGAAATTGTTTGCGAACGAAGCCGTATAGGAGCAATGAGACACGTTTGGAGGGTATAGATTTGGAGCTTTACAAGATCCAAATTGAGGAGTACAGGAAAGGTGAAAGGGAAGGGAGAAAGAAGGGGTTGAAATACAGGCTATTGGACACAACACAAGCAATGTTATTAAGGCCAGATGGTcatcctagtagatatgggcACTGGCCAAATGCAAATGTGACTTTGTATAACGACTGTGTGCACTGGTGCTTGCCGGGACCGATCGATACATGGAGCGATTTCTTGCTGGAGATGTTGAAGATGGAAGGTATGAGATCAGCTGAGGAGAAAAAGCTCCGGATTACAAACGACACGACATTGAATTGATGAATGTAATTACTCGAAGTTGATACGTATTTGATCAATGGATTATTCATTTGTTTCAGAGTTTTTTTGGAGTTAAGGTAATATTGAATTACTTGCGACTTTCGTATATAAATGAGATAAAATTATATAGAGAGACAAATCGGACAGTTTAATATAAGTCCAGTGATTTTCTGTGGACGTGAGAAAGGAATTTGCAAATATTTAATTTCAAGTCTTGCAATGTCCACTGCGATGATCCCCCTAACTTTTGTACTATAGCATCGACATAAGCTACAGCAGTAAATCACAAAGATTTTAACAatttttatatacatatatttcacTAATTTACAAATAAATTCTAATGATATTctcaagagtaaattgtagtaatgatccctcaattttaactcaattggagcaatagtccatcaactaaaaattcattaccattggtccctcaactaaaaattcattatcattggtccttcaactcatcaaaacgtgcagctatggtctctcaactaaaaatttattatattaatggtctctcaactttaatcaaattggagaaatggtccctcaattttaacccaattggagaaataacccttcaactttaactcaattgtagcaatggtctttacaacataactcattttgacaaaattctaacgaaGTTGACAAAAATTACCATAgctacatgttttgatgagttgagagatcaatgaaaataaatttttagttaaggaactattgctctaatttgattaaaattgacGGATTATTATTACAATTTACTATATTATCAAATATAAGAGTAGGGGTATGATTTTTTTGATTCGTGGATCCAGACTGTATTACTCGGCCCAATGTGCCACTCAGATTATCGGAGAAATTCCTCGAACAGCCCAGCAAGCAGCTCACATGGCTACATCTCTGTCCAACTAGAGGGTGAGCAACTTTTCATGGGCACCAACGCCTTCCCTCACTAGTTATGGTACTTTCTCGTGACGGGCTGCCATGCCCACCCGCAGTTCTCCAATTGAGGTCTTATAGTCTCTCTGTTCTATCAGCCTCACTTCTCTTTTGGTCACCGTTAGAGTGCTAGTAGCGGTGCGTTGATTTCTAAGTGACTTTTCAGTTGCCTAGAGTGTATCGACTTCCCCTATCCTTTCGTCTCGGCTTGATCTGCGCTTTCTTGTTCTTGCTGGCCCTGTTgggtttttttcaaaacaaacacaggaaaaaaaaatgtagaacGATTCGGATTTTACATCACTATGTTCCCTCTTGAGCCAAGTGGAATCCGGTTTTAGAATATTTGGAGGATCGACTTGGGCCAATAACCAAGGCTTTGACGATCGACAATTGCCAATAGTAAGTTTGCTCCTTTCGTTTTATCTTAAATATATCTGCCTCTCATTTTATATACAATTTCGTCTGCATATTACAGTATCGAAACATGTCACCAGCCAGTAGACATGTACGAAATTGCCACATGTAGATCTCTTTACTTACTGGCCAAGTGCTCACTTGCTTGTACCTAATTGGATGAAGAGCTTCAAAGTATTTTAATTGCACGAAGAATGGCTGGTGGGTTTGCTATATTTTAGGAGTAGGATTCTCACAAACCCCTCCTCTCAACACTTTTTTCTTTGTATTTCTCTTTCTAAAAGTGAGACAACTAGTGGAAGTCACGGTTATCCATTCTTTCTTAGCTTGGAAATACTATGAGAAATTTCATCTTGTCCGTTGCCACAGTCAAGCAGACTTACCAGCTCGGAACATCGAACTTGAAACCttccacatttttttgtttattaaggAACCGCAGTCCGTATCCTTACCACTGGATTGTCACTATTGGAAAGGATTAGTACatccttgttttttttaattctattttaattttttctggATATATAGTGTGTGGTCAAGCCATTAGTGGTAGGTCCGATAGTGACCAAAATATAGCAAACCCGCCAGCCATTCTTCatgcaattaaaatattttgaaattctTCATTCAATTAGGTACAAGCTACTGATCAGCACTTCGCCAGCTCTAAGTACAGAGATCTGTTTGGGCAATTTCATACATTTCTACTGGCTGCAGGTGACATGTTTTGATATTATAATATGCAAACGAAATTGTATATAATACGATAGGCAGATATACTTGATAATCGGTGTCTTTTGGCCTTCAACCACGAATATATTTGTTCTCAAGTTATTGGTCTCATTTGTCTGTCATTTTGTATACAGATGGATATTCTTCAAAGTTTCAGATTGTTTGTAATTTGGAAAGCATCAAATGGCTGTCATTGTCCTTTTCCTTTGCGAGCTTCCACACATCTCTACTGACATAGTTGCTTATATGGTAAAAACGTTATTCTCAGGACTAGATCATGCTGATTCTTTATTAAAGGACATAATATGGATATGGTGTCGATAAACCGTCAATAATAGTTGAACAACTGTTTTTTGGGTGACAGGATGATAATGGACTAGGGAACTACATATTTCATTATATAGCAAAACATATCAACTTGTTATATCAACACTTTATGGCATTATCGCAAGGATGGACGTCTTACACAACTGGTAAAGCTGTGCAAAAATAATTTTGTTACACTATTACAGTAAAAACATCTATATAATCATAATGTTGGGACCAAACCAATTTTATAACTTTAGGGTGGTTATTGGTTTCCAGATGTATagctaaaaaatattatttttttgactTAGTTATCCTTAACGAAAATTGTATGAATACAAAGATGTAATGTTGAAAAAAGAAAGACTTCCAATCTTTAAAATCTAGTGCATATATATTGGAATGCTCTCTTTAATGCTTCTCTATAAACATGGTTGAGAAGGTAGAAAAATTATGGCTCGCCAAGCAGCCGTCCGTGTTGACGAGGTACCACGTACCCGCAAGCTCAAAGGTGTGGTATGAACTCTAAAGATATATTGTCCCAGTAACAATTATAGAGAAATATTTAGCTCATCTTAAACTGTTATTTATGACCTTGCCTATTTTTGTACTTGTTAACTATTATTAGTATATGGAGACAAGTTTCCAAACAAGGCCAGAAAAAATTATAACTTATTACAATATTAACTACCCAAGTTAAGATCAAAATTCTTTAtaactatgaagtggttattccCATACTAGAGTACTATAAAAAGATTTTACCGTGTAAATTTCATATAACAACATTACTAGATTACCTTGTTTACCTTGTTTGCCTGTCTACAGTGACTACCCCTTTTAATTGGTAGTCTCAATCACTTCAGAAACGGTTTGGACAGCCTGCTTGCCAAGGTAAAAGTGATAGCAACCAAGCAACTGTTTGAAAGTGGTGGCATATATGATAGTAACTCAATCTTTAGTGCCATCTATCAGTCACTAAAGACTGAAAGCGACCaccatttttttcttatttttcatatGTTAATGGTAAAACATATATTTGAAACGAAATCACATTTCTACTAAATATGTTAACGGAACAAAACACGGTGACCACAAGGATGTGATTTCGGGTTAGTGTTTACCCTTCAATAAACTACCCGCACTATTTTGTGCATTATTTTGTTCCCAGTGATAAGTAAAGTCCGCAGATGCGTAGCCAAAGTCGCACTATTACATTCCACTATCAATCCATACACTGACGATATGAACAGTGAAGGCCATGAGCCTAATCTGAGAACTCTTCACTTTACAATCATTTCTGACTTCACTCTTAAGCCACTCCAGACCCAAACACTTCTGGTATAAAATACCTGATGACTATCCGTATGAAATGAGTCAAAGTATATATGCACTCAATTATTGTTGGCTAGATTTTATCCCAAGAAAGAATAAATCAAGTTCATTTGGGCCACTGAGCCAGAAGTTAAGCCagttgatcaagatagtgtactAGCTCTCGGCATcagaatttgaaaaatttgcaaattgCGCTTTACCACAATAATGGAAAGCATGATGCATGTGCACTAGTTTGATCCCCCACCTCCCCTTCCCcctaacaactaacaatttaactCACTAATgttatcgtttgtcaaaaaaaaaaaaaaaaaaacctagtgcACATGTAACTGTTTTAGAAGGTAATTATCCCCAAATAATGTGTATGCAATTATATGTAAGGTGGCTTTACTACTTTTTGTCCAAAGTTGTTATTAATTATGAAAAAGGATACCTCAACAAGAAAAGTGGCATCATAATTTGGGTGGTAACCATAACAAACAAGTTGCTAATTTTCCTCAATTATCACATTATTATTGGacctatatataaatatatttcatGAATCCAATAATCTCTTTCTAGCCTCACAATTCTCCACCATGAAGTTTCAAGCCATTGGTCTGCCTAATGCAAAATACACACAACCAAACATCACCTACAAAAAAGGTATTCTTCTAGCCCTCACCTTACTTCTGCTCACCACAATCCCTCTCTGTATAAACAACAGCACAACTTCTCCATTGCCATCTCCTAACAGCAACATTACCAGTGGATTAAAAACCCTACAAGATGAAGACCAATGCCAAATATTTAGTGGGAGTTGGATTCCATATCCAGATGGACCTGCTTACTACACAAATGAAACTTGCAATTTGATCCTTGATCAGCAGAACTGCTTGAAGTTCGGGAGGCCCGACACGGAGTTCATGAAGTGGAGGTGGAAGCCCCAAGATTGCGAGTTGCCATTGTTCGATGCAGCTCAGTTCTTGGAGCTTGTTAGAGGGAAGTCATTAGCATTTCTTGGTGATTCTGTTGGAAGGAATCAAATGCAGTCCTTGCTGTGCCTTTTGTCCAATGTAAGCATTCAATTACTATTAGATAGTCCGGCTATGGAAATGACgtctgttctttttttttttttttacaaatcaCCACAAAGATTTTGAAAAATTCCAAGATAGTCCTGCTATGAAACTGACGTCCGTTCTATCTTTCAGGTGACTTATCCTGAGGATGTTTCTCACAAGTATTCAACAAACACAGATTACTTCAAGCGCTACGTATACCATGACTACAACTTCACTATGGCAACTCTCTGGGCACCCTACTTGGTTAAATCTAGAGATGCCGACCCGAATGGCCACGGCATCAACAGCCTCATGAGCCTCTACTTAGACGAGCCCGACGAGGGATGGGAAACTGAGGTTGAAAATTTCGATTATGTCATCGTCTCAGCAGGGCAATGGTTCTTCCGGCCGCTGATATACTACGAAAATGGTCGCGTCATAGGGTGTCACAAGTGCGGACGAGACGACATGAAATCTTTTCTCACGTACTACGGTTACAAAAAAGCATTCCGAACAGTGTTTAGGACCCTTCGGAATCTCAAAAACTACAAAGGGGTGACGTTTTTGAGGACGTTTTCTCCGTCACACTTCGAAAACGGGGCGTGGAACGAGGGAGGGAATTGTCCGAGGACGAGGCCTTTCAGCAAGGAAGAAATGAAGCTAGATGGGTACATTTTGGAGATGCATTTGACACAAGTAGAGGAGCTAAAAGCAGCAGAAAAGAAAGGTATGAAAAGAGGCCTTGAATTTAGGTTAATGGATACAACTGAAGCTATGTTGCTGAGGCCTGATGGACATCCAAACTTCTACGGACAGTCACCTCACCGGAACATGACTATTGCTGACTGTGTCCACTGGTGCTTGCCTGGCCCCATTGATACGTGGAATGAGATTTTGCTGTATATGTTGAAATCCGGGCACAAACCATCCTGACGCGAAGAAGAAGCTTCGTTCCGTGCACTTGGGATGGGATGTTACTCTTGCAATATTAAAATACCGACACGATACCCGCATGGTTGGCTTGACATATTGTCATTGCAACAACCTAGAGTACATTATAAAATATACTTGATGAAACGTTATATGTACACATTGTTTACACTTTATACACATTTATATTTTGTGTATTTCAAagtaaatataatatatatatatatatatatatatataattaatcacACAAACAAAGGTTCTTGATGCATGTGGTAGAAAGAGTTATTTATTTGGGTCAGTTGTGGTGGATACATAGATTTGAGTTATGCTCAGAAGAATCATGATTATGCTAGCATTATCTTGGTGAGAAAGACAACGTACTTGCAAAAATTTGATCTTGTTTGCTGGCTACttgtatatttttatataaaattaggTGAGTTGTTTACTTCGTAATATTACGACTGCTTATGGCCCAACTGAAGACGACAACAGCGAAATTTCGTTGTTCGTTACCGTGTAGTTTCGGTGCATTTGATTCTCAAATGCTCCACTGTTCTTATTGAGACAAAGTAGGTTATTAATTCACGTTTTATGAGATTAGTATATGAGCGTTGATGTATATTTCATGATCATAATATAAACTACATGTGTACGGCCAAATCTGGGGGTTTAGATTGGACGAACTGACCGAAGCAAAGTCTAAAACTTAGATGAAGgttttagcctcacaatgggctagtaataatatggttaaaattcgcctttgacgagaatcaaacctaagacctttcacttacaagtgaagatgaatatcattagaccgtagtactaagcgTCAACGTTATAGCAAGTTAGGGCAAATATTTTTAACCCACATGTTGAATAATCCCTTAAGACAAAGACAGCCTTCCAAACTAATAAAAGAATATTTATCCCTTAAGGCCAATGTAAAATAATTTCTTAGCACGTTTGTTGatataaaaaaggtcgtacccagtgcacaaggctcccgctttacgcagggtctgggaaagATGAATGTCCgttagccttacccccatttatggagatgctgctcccaagtctcgaacccgagatctaccgctcatgggcgaaggcacttagCACGTTTGTTGATAtaatataagattaaaaaaaaaagtaattttctttatttgtatACGTTCAATATTTGAAACCAAGTATATTTCATACAACAAAGTTCTTCACACCCCCTCTCCTCTTGTGTTCTAAATTTCTCATTCCCTCCATCTTTTACAATACAAGATATATTAGGTTTAGCATACAAACAGAATTTGGAAATATCGATAGCGTCTTCATGGAACACTCTTCAAAACGATCTTGACGAAGAGCAATATGTTCAAAAGCTAAAATGTAGAGCAATCAAGATAAAATTCAAACAGAATACAACATCTTTCCAGCAATCAagataaaattcaaaaatacaaaCCAGCATTTGCAATGGAGAAGATGAAACTATTGTAAGATCAAAAGGAAAGATGCAACTGACCAAGTCTTTTTTCCTCTCCTCTAACTTTTCAAGTATAGCCTTCTTTGAAGCTTCTATGTCATTTTCTGTTTCAACTGTCGTATTTGGGTCACCAGTGGATTCATCTGATTGGCCAGATCGACTGGCATCCAATGCGGTTTCTGCATTTTCAAGTTCATCTCTCAAATTCCTTTCACTCTCGTCCATCTCCTGATAACCGTAATCACAGAATTTCAGAAAGGGTGTGACTTTCCATTAACTAAAGTTCGATGTCCTCAACATCATCAAATAAAGATCAAGATACAAGTGTGGGACAACAATACATGATGAATAAGAGCATCATGCAAAAATAAGTTGTGGGAAACGTAAGGCTCACTGTGAGCTTCCTCTTAAGCAAATCTGCTTCTTGAATTCTCTCCTGTATTTTACTTTCACAATTGGATACAGCGCTTTCATATGCAGCATTCTCTTCCTGCAATGCCTGTCCACAAGTACAAATGGGAACTACTAAGAAATAAAATCAATCAACAATGAAAAACATGGCCTTTTTTGAACTAGACAAGTCCATAGCAAAAAATCAACATTCACATAAACCAGAATAGAAAGGTTCAAAATTTGAGGAAAATGTTCAACAATTCAAAGTTGAAAACAAGAATTacaatccaaacaaaaaaaccagATAGAAAACGACCGAATTCGAATCAGAACATCCCAATTCAACAACAATCGCACAACGACCCAGATAAGAAAAATCAATCGAAATTCAGACAAACCGAACCTGTTCGCGGGTGGTGGAATGGGAGTTCAACTGGAGAGCAAGGGCGGCGTTGGAAGCGAGGGAGTGGGCGTGGAGATCAGGGAGGCGCTGAGAGATGTCGGAAGGAGGGAGTCTGAGCCGGAGGTCATGGATCGAACGGCCGAGAGAAGATGCTTTGTGATCCAAGTCCAGGACACACTTCTGCTACTCCTGAGTGAATATCAGCGGGATGCCTTGTTCGTTGTCTTGCCCGCCACCTCCTCCCACTACGTCTGCTGCCCATGCTAGCAGTCCCGCCATCCCTCCCGCTCTCTCACTGTGTGGATGGCCAGGCAAGGCAGTGTCGCGGTTTCAGAATCGACCCGGAAACGAAGCGGGTTGAGAGCAATCCGGGCCCTCGTGGCGTTTATGAAAAATGAGATCCAGTTTGTTTGAACAACTTGAGGCCCATTGGGCTTGAGAAAGTTCAATTGAGTGGACGAGGTTTCTGGCTCGGATGCTAAATTACTTAAGAATTGACAAACATATTTATTCTTATTAgtaacatatcatttagttttcaaaattttgtcgtCAAATTTTGTGGTTAGCATCTAAAAATTttgttataaaaagaaataaaaaaaattaaacaagagAATAATTAACTATTACTTTATTTAGCTGTCCCCGTTGTCCGTTGATCAGCGACGCCTTTCATATCAACGGTGGATATTGCATGAGCTCCTTTAAGTAAGTCAAGTCAATGGAAAATGTACGGTTCTCACTTTCACTTTGTCATTCATTCAGGATGAGCTGCTTGTTCGAACGATCGATCGATCCATCTGAAATTTTTTATGAACACAACTAGTTAGTAATGGCTCTTCTGAGATCAGCAGCTTTTAAAGATTCCAATTCTTCGTCTCAACGTTGTTATCACGTGTTCTTGAGTTTCAGAGGGGAAGACACACGCAAGACTTTTACGGACCACCTCTACACAGCCTTGGTCAATGCAGGATTCCAAACGTTCCGTGACAACGATGAGCTCGAGAGGGAAGAAGACATCAAGCCGGAACTGGAGAAAGCGATCCGGCAGTCACAAACTTGTGTAATTGTGTTTTCCAAAGAATACGCATCTTCCAGATGGTGCCTTGACGAGCTTTTGATCATCCTCGAGCGCAAGAGGACTAACAGAGAGTTTGTAGTTCTACCTGTCTTCTACGACGTCGATCCATCCCATCTGAGGAAGCAGACGGGAAGTTTTGCAGAAGCATTTTccaggcaccaaagtgctcagtCTTCCAGCAAGGTCAGCAGATGGAGGGCGGCACTTGCACAAGTTGCAGATTTAGCTGGCATGGTGTTACCAAATCAAGCTGACGGGTaaagtttaataattttttcatattatttcatgtgaaaatacataatttaattATAACATGACTACAAGTTAGATTTAATGATTTTGTTTGAACTGTAAATTTTAGGTAtgagcagtggcgaagccatgtgagggcgaggagtggcggccgccactcccctcgccggaaaACACAGCCCCAGCGCAGGTTCAGC belongs to Malus sylvestris chromosome 17, drMalSylv7.2, whole genome shotgun sequence and includes:
- the LOC126609792 gene encoding protein trichome birefringence-like 19, which encodes MEHQAIDELPTGKICPQKPPKDFVLLVSVLLLLTIVQLYHPSIFRSLFLSKTIDSNPQVPSTSSSSSSDHSNVQEDDLPSITSNLNCDIFTGEWVPNPEAPYYTNTTCWAIHEHQNCMKYGRPDAEFMKWKWKPDECELPVFNPAQFLELVRGKSMAFVGDSVGRNQMQSLICLLSRVEYPIVVSSTEDQRFIRWKYTSYNFTLAAFWTPYLIKSKQVTYTEGPTKNGLFELYLDEFDEAWTTQIDEFDYIILSAGHWFFRSMVYYENQTISGCNYCLIDNVTDIGKQYAYRKAFRTAFKAINSLENFKGITYVRTFAPSHFENGMWNEGGNCLRTKPYRSNETRLEGIDLELYKIQIEEYRKGEREGRKKGLKYRLLDTTQAMLLRPDGHPSRYGHWPNANVTLYNDCVHWCLPGPIDTWSDFLLEMLKMEGMRSAEEKKLRITNDTTLN
- the LOC126609694 gene encoding protein trichome birefringence-like 19; its protein translation is MKFQAIGLPNAKYTQPNITYKKGILLALTLLLLTTIPLCINNSTTSPLPSPNSNITSGLKTLQDEDQCQIFSGSWIPYPDGPAYYTNETCNLILDQQNCLKFGRPDTEFMKWRWKPQDCELPLFDAAQFLELVRGKSLAFLGDSVGRNQMQSLLCLLSNVTYPEDVSHKYSTNTDYFKRYVYHDYNFTMATLWAPYLVKSRDADPNGHGINSLMSLYLDEPDEGWETEVENFDYVIVSAGQWFFRPLIYYENGRVIGCHKCGRDDMKSFLTYYGYKKAFRTVFRTLRNLKNYKGVTFLRTFSPSHFENGAWNEGGNCPRTRPFSKEEMKLDGYILEMHLTQVEELKAAEKKGMKRGLEFRLMDTTEAMLLRPDGHPNFYGQSPHRNMTIADCVHWCLPGPIDTWNEILLYMLKSGHKPS